From Scomber scombrus chromosome 13, fScoSco1.1, whole genome shotgun sequence, a single genomic window includes:
- the LOC133992911 gene encoding trace amine-associated receptor 13c-like, with amino-acid sequence METPDAAELCFPQLLNNSCRKPMVSQSDALLAYILLSSISLLTATLNLLVIISISHFRQLQNPTNFLILSLAVSDFLVGLLLMPVEILITETCWYLGDHMCALYYIADFIITSSSVGNMVLISIDRYLAICDPLQYTTKVTLDRTKICVCLCWICSVLYNSLILNYFLTRPDGQNSCYGECVVILNYITGTVDFFFTFISPITVIVVLYMRVFVVAVSQARTMRSHIATVTVKRSVKVTPKKSEMKAARTLGIVVVVFLICICPYYSPALVGEDIEASSSSSLIVVWLLYINSCLNPMIYAFFYPWFRKSIKFIVTFQILQPESCNASIM; translated from the exons atgGAGACTCCAGACGCAGCTGAACTCTGCTTTCCACAACTTCTCAACAATTCCTGCAGGAAACCCATGGTGTCTCAGTCTGATGCCTTGCTTGCTTATATCCTGCTATCATCCATCTCCCTGCTCACTGCGACTCTCAACCTGCTGGTCATCATCTCCATCTCCCACTTCAG GCAGCTGCAAAACCCTACCAacttcctcatcctctctctggcTGTCTCAGACTTTCTTGTTGGCCTACTGCTGATGCCGGTTGAAATCCTTATTACAGAGACCTGCTGGTACCTGGGTGACCACATGTGTGCTCTGTATTATATTGCAGATTTCATCATTACGTCCTCATCAGTTGGAAATATGGTTCTCATATCGATTGATCGTTATTTGGCTATCTGTGACCCTCTACAGTACACCACCAAAGTTACTCTGGATAgaacaaaaatatgtgtttgtctgtgttggaTCTGCTCTGTTCTCTATAACAGTCTGATTTTAAATTACTTTCTGACACGACCTGATGGACAGAACTCTTGCTATGGAGAGTGTGTAGTTATCCTCAACTATATCACAGGAACTGTTGACTTTTTCTTCACCTTTATAAGTCCAATTACTGTCATTGTAGTCCTGTATATGAGAGTATTTGTGGTTGCTGTGTCTCAGGCTCGTACTATGAGGTCTCATATTGCAACTGTCACAGTCAAGCGTTCAGTGAAAGTAACTCCTAAAAAATCTGAGATGAAAGCAGCCAGGACTCTTGGTATTGTAGTTGTTGTGTTTCTAATATGTATCTGTCCATATTACTCTCCAGCCCTTGTAGGAGAGGATATTGAAGCCAGCAGTTCATCTTCACTCATTGTAGTCTGGTTGTTGTATATTAACTCCTGTCTAAACCCTATGATCTATGCCTTTTTCTACCCATGGTTCAGAAAATCTATTAAATTCATAGTTACATTTCAGATTTTGCAGCCTGAATCCTGTAATGCTAGTATAATGTAG